AACGGGCATGGCAACCGTATCCGCACAAAGCCATTTACCATACATAAAAAAATTTGATTGATTGACAGTTTGATATAGTGTTATCATTTTTCCAGAGTTTGAAACATATCCCGCATTGACAGAAATGACAAATGCAAAAAGCAAATTCAAAATAAGTGGAATTTTTCTCATAAGTAAATCCTCGTTTTCTCTATAATTGAATAACAAAATTATAATATTACAAACAAAATTTAAAAAATAGATTTATATTATAACATAAATATTAAAATTCCAGATGATGATTAAATTGTCCATTTATTATTCATACCATCTGTTATTTTTAATGCTTTCGGTTATGGTTTTATCTAAAGACAACAATATATCAAGCATTGCTTTACTCTTTTGGCCATCTTTGCCAAATGAAGAATCAACTATATTTATACGATTGTGAATCATGTATTCTCCATCTTTAATAAAAGCTATGTTACTCCCATGGCATATCAATGCAAAATGATTTGCATCTTTATCAAGCATATTTGTTCCTATGGCACTAAAATTGTCGTCAAAACCCATAAGATGATACAGCGTAGGTATTAAATCTGATTGGGAAACCGTATAATTAATTTTTTGAGGCTTAAAAATATCTGGAGCATATATCACAAAGGGAATTTTAAAATTTTCGTCCAATTTCATGTCATAACCCGGCAATTTGATTACATGATCTGCCATAAAAATAAAAATCGTATTGTCAAAATATCCATCTTCTTTAGCTTTTTTTAATAAATGTGAAATTGAATAATCGGCATAGTACAAATTGTTGAGATAACCATTAGTGGAACGATTGTGCGGATACTTTTTAAATTCATCAGAAATTTCATAAAATGGAGCATGAGTTGACCCCGTAAAAGCGTAAATGAAAAAAGGCTGTCCTGATTTATGCTTTTGCCCCGCTTTATTTGACACGAAATCAAGCATATCGTAATCATATCCGAAACTATTTCTGCCGCTGTAATTTAACTTCTGCGGAAAATCTTCCATTCCATAACTTTCATTGAAACCCAAAAAATTCTCAGCGACATTGCACATCATAATGGAATTTCTCGGCGTTGCCTGTGCATACATCGTATAATATCCTCTTTTATTAAACGGTTGTGCTATTGCCATAAATTTATTCATCATATCAAAACCATAATAATGTACGGTTCCCGGAACAATCTGTCTTCCGGCAAGAGACGCTATCAATCCGAATTGGCTTCTCGGTCCTGCCGCATACGCATTTGTAAAAACAATGCCTTCTTCAACTATTTTGTCAAAATTAGGAGTAACATCGTATCCTTTATTGCCGTTTAGTGAATCAATATATCTCGGCGTCCAGCTTTCAAGCAAGACAACGATAATATTGTAGTTCTGCATTTTCTGCACAGCATTTATACGACGCATAACGGGATATTTATCATCCGGAAAAATTTCATTTTTACTAAGCAGAAATTCTCTGGTATTTTTTATTGCTTCATTTGACGGATATTTGTTCTCTATGACTCCTTTCGAATCATTTGTCCCTTTCAAATAATAATATTGGGTAAACGCCCCGTTTAAAATTAACTGGATATTTTCCGGACTTTTAGGAAGATTATAAGCATCAATCAGGTTTAAAGGCATTCCGCTGAAATTTTCCCTTCTCCCGATAACGACTAATAAAATCACGGAAATAAAAATCAAAATACTTTTTAATAAGCTCAAAGGTTTCGCTGCAAAATTTTTATTAATAAAAGCAAAAACCCGGTTTACGACAATAAAAATCAAAGCAAAAATTGCAATTAATACCCACCAATAATATGACAGAACATACCTCAATATAAAATCTTTATCCCTCCACGCCAAAAATAATTCTTCAGTCATATGCCGCTTAACTTCTGGAAAATAAAAGAAATCTGCACTAAGCGCTAAAAGCATTATGAGATATGAAAAACTCATCAATGCGGCGCATACTTTTATAAAAGCCATATTAGCGCGATAAGGAAAAAATAACAATATTATAAAACCACCAAGCAATAAATTTATTATTGAAAGATCAAAACGCAGCCCGTATAAAAATGATATCGCTTTATCGTATGCCGATAAAGAAGCAAAAACATCGCAATAAACAATACAAATTAAAAAACGAAACAAAGCAAAAACTAAAACCAAACTTACAAAATAAAACAATGAAATTTTTATTTTAGTTTTTATATCCTGCGGATATTTTTTTAACAAAACGCTTTTAACCAAATTAAATATTTTATTCATTTTATTTTTTCATTATATAGCACAGCGCATAATATGGAGGCATATTATTATGATGACTATCTCCTCCTAACATACTTGATTTTCCAGAATCTGCAGATGAACCGTCATCTGATGCCCTCATCACATATTCAACTTGCCTTGCCCCTCCAACATCTGCATAACGTACTAAACTATTTTTTGAAGATATTATCTCACTACCTTCTCTTTTTAGTTGAGATGTAAAAAGATAATGCGAATGGCTTGGCATTTCTGCGACCGTTAATTTATGGTTGACTTCTCCGCCTTTCTGATTTACGGAATATGTATAATCGACATTATTTTCTCTGATAGTACCCTGCCCCAAAACAAATCTTCCTTTTAAATCTGGCGTGCCGTTGGTTCCATCGC
The genomic region above belongs to Candidatus Endomicrobium procryptotermitis and contains:
- a CDS encoding sulfatase-like hydrolase/transferase, coding for MNKIFNLVKSVLLKKYPQDIKTKIKISLFYFVSLVLVFALFRFLICIVYCDVFASLSAYDKAISFLYGLRFDLSIINLLLGGFIILLFFPYRANMAFIKVCAALMSFSYLIMLLALSADFFYFPEVKRHMTEELFLAWRDKDFILRYVLSYYWWVLIAIFALIFIVVNRVFAFINKNFAAKPLSLLKSILIFISVILLVVIGRRENFSGMPLNLIDAYNLPKSPENIQLILNGAFTQYYYLKGTNDSKGVIENKYPSNEAIKNTREFLLSKNEIFPDDKYPVMRRINAVQKMQNYNIIVVLLESWTPRYIDSLNGNKGYDVTPNFDKIVEEGIVFTNAYAAGPRSQFGLIASLAGRQIVPGTVHYYGFDMMNKFMAIAQPFNKRGYYTMYAQATPRNSIMMCNVAENFLGFNESYGMEDFPQKLNYSGRNSFGYDYDMLDFVSNKAGQKHKSGQPFFIYAFTGSTHAPFYEISDEFKKYPHNRSTNGYLNNLYYADYSISHLLKKAKEDGYFDNTIFIFMADHVIKLPGYDMKLDENFKIPFVIYAPDIFKPQKINYTVSQSDLIPTLYHLMGFDDNFSAIGTNMLDKDANHFALICHGSNIAFIKDGEYMIHNRINIVDSSFGKDGQKSKAMLDILLSLDKTITESIKNNRWYE